In Edaphobacter paludis, a single window of DNA contains:
- a CDS encoding AraC family transcriptional regulator, whose amino-acid sequence MELFHGTYKTYEFARHFHSVPAIGIVERGSMASYCRKEDHVLPTGTVLLLNAGEVHAPRPTSPDAWGFRVFYFEDSFFDKQSKAFSRDAFHFSKPFVQDASLSEWLLRLHRKFETNSSSLEVESSSLEIFARLLERHTSNVQRPQTSAFEKAKIKRVRDYMDANYGCDISLDDLAKIAQLSPYHLLRSFRSAVGLPPHAYLNQIRIEAGRHLLQLGHSIAEVATATGFVDQSHFTRHFKRIMGVTPGQYLPHSSEHLRTA is encoded by the coding sequence GTGGAACTTTTTCACGGAACCTATAAAACGTATGAGTTTGCCCGCCACTTTCACTCTGTTCCTGCAATAGGCATCGTGGAAAGGGGCTCCATGGCCTCCTATTGCAGAAAAGAGGACCATGTTCTGCCCACGGGTACGGTCTTGCTTCTCAATGCTGGCGAGGTACACGCGCCGCGCCCCACCAGTCCGGATGCGTGGGGTTTTCGAGTATTTTACTTCGAGGATTCGTTCTTCGATAAGCAATCGAAGGCGTTTTCAAGGGACGCCTTTCACTTTTCAAAGCCTTTTGTTCAGGATGCTTCGCTCTCAGAATGGCTACTCCGCCTGCATCGAAAGTTCGAAACTAACAGCAGCAGTCTCGAGGTGGAATCTTCCAGCCTGGAGATTTTTGCGCGCCTGCTCGAGCGACATACTTCTAATGTCCAACGCCCACAAACCTCCGCCTTTGAGAAAGCGAAGATCAAACGAGTGCGAGATTACATGGACGCCAACTACGGGTGCGATATCAGTCTGGATGACCTCGCAAAGATTGCGCAGTTGAGTCCGTATCATCTCCTCCGCTCGTTCCGAAGTGCAGTCGGTCTTCCACCGCATGCGTACCTCAATCAAATCCGCATTGAGGCGGGACGGCACCTCTTACAACTGGGGCATAGCATTGCGGAAGTCGCCACAGCCACGGGTTTTGTCGATCAAAGCCACTTCACGCGCCACTTTAAACGCATTATGGGTGTGACGCCCGGACAATATCTTCCACATTCGAGCGAACATCTGCGTACCGCATAG
- a CDS encoding TolC family protein → MGVAPHEVELNSQEPYSLGQLIDIAESNNPSTRAAWDRAKVAAASVGVAKSELYPTIIASASGRTFLNPPLLYRTFVLQDIGAFETALNLNYTLVDFGARRSEITATQARLLAANLNFNNEHLVLVQQVSLAYYNLLNAIGLREAAAVTLNDAQAVEDAAQDRKNNGLATLPDLLEAKAATAKANYDLQSAIGAEQAAFGDLATILTATPVKPFKVQPLAELTIPDALDQSVEDAIHTAYQQRPDLLADIARVKAANAEVKHARSAYYPQLDFDGEKGWLRAWGEQEKLPGTYGKTYTYDARLSLKWTVFDGFRRESRIAQAKAERTAAEEEVHEREDHIADHVWSDYANAETALQQRKAATSLLAASSESYSAAVDSYKDGVRNILDVLSAERELARARAVDVTARTQVLESFTNLSFRTGDLLINHPKGKNP, encoded by the coding sequence GTGGGCGTTGCTCCTCATGAAGTGGAGCTGAACTCGCAGGAGCCATACTCCCTCGGTCAACTGATCGACATCGCGGAGTCCAATAATCCATCGACCCGAGCAGCGTGGGACCGCGCAAAAGTCGCCGCAGCGTCGGTTGGTGTGGCGAAGAGTGAGCTGTATCCAACCATTATCGCCAGCGCCTCCGGGAGGACCTTTCTCAACCCTCCACTTCTCTACCGTACCTTCGTATTGCAGGACATCGGAGCATTCGAGACCGCTCTCAACCTGAACTACACACTCGTAGACTTTGGAGCACGCCGTTCCGAGATCACGGCCACGCAGGCGCGCCTTCTCGCTGCAAACCTCAACTTCAACAATGAACATCTGGTTCTGGTGCAGCAGGTAAGTCTGGCCTACTACAACCTCTTGAATGCGATTGGATTGAGAGAAGCCGCGGCTGTCACGCTGAATGATGCCCAGGCTGTCGAAGACGCCGCTCAGGACCGCAAAAATAACGGCCTCGCGACGCTGCCCGATCTACTTGAGGCAAAAGCCGCAACAGCAAAGGCCAACTACGATCTTCAAAGCGCAATTGGCGCAGAGCAGGCAGCCTTCGGCGATCTCGCTACAATCCTTACCGCGACGCCGGTAAAGCCTTTCAAGGTGCAACCTCTCGCGGAGCTAACTATCCCGGATGCATTGGACCAGTCCGTCGAGGACGCCATTCACACTGCCTATCAGCAACGGCCTGATCTGCTGGCGGACATCGCACGGGTCAAGGCCGCCAACGCTGAAGTAAAGCACGCGCGCTCGGCCTATTATCCGCAGCTCGACTTCGATGGCGAAAAGGGATGGCTCCGCGCGTGGGGCGAGCAGGAGAAATTACCCGGCACCTACGGCAAAACCTACACCTATGATGCTCGCCTGAGCCTGAAGTGGACGGTCTTCGACGGCTTTCGGCGCGAGAGCCGCATCGCGCAAGCGAAGGCGGAAAGAACCGCCGCAGAAGAAGAAGTCCACGAGCGCGAAGACCACATCGCCGACCATGTGTGGAGCGACTATGCAAACGCAGAGACCGCGCTGCAGCAGCGAAAGGCCGCAACATCTCTTCTTGCGGCCTCCTCGGAGTCGTACTCCGCAGCCGTCGACTCCTACAAAGACGGCGTCCGCAATATCCTCGATGTCCTTTCGGCAGAGAGAGAACTGGCTCGCGCCCGCGCCGTCGATGTTACTGCCCGCACGCAAGTATTGGAATCCTTCACCAACCTCTCCTTTAGAACTGGAGATCTTCTGATCAACCATCCGAAAGGAAAAAACCCATGA
- a CDS encoding YtcA family lipoprotein has product MSLTGCSNSPSFDILGSYFPSWIVCCAVAAALTLALHSLFTKLKIVRELWPLPLVYTALFSFLSCTLWLIFFN; this is encoded by the coding sequence ATGAGCTTAACCGGGTGCTCCAACTCCCCCTCCTTTGACATCCTGGGGTCGTACTTTCCTTCATGGATCGTCTGTTGCGCCGTCGCGGCAGCTCTTACGCTTGCTCTACATTCTCTCTTCACTAAGTTGAAGATCGTTCGCGAACTGTGGCCGCTTCCTTTGGTCTACACCGCGCTCTTCTCTTTTCTCAGTTGCACTTTGTGGCTCATCTTTTTCAACTAA
- a CDS encoding biotin/lipoyl-binding protein, with product MTESGQQTRYTTRGRFISVGIILGALITGVFVLHEATVYPRTDDAEVVANFIGMAPLVEGPVMQLPVRDNDFVKKGSLLYKIDDRPYLYALQNALAAQAQLEGDIENESRRIAAQVSNVDVAHAGTENARANETRSDDEIQASEAAISQAAAALKQAQADADYATSNLHRIEPLLAKQFVTPDDVHRARSLAEAKTAAVDQASSQLSVAKAKLLAATAQKQQAIAQMSQSQAQVTESSHAVSVLAPLLAQRGSRAAAVRLAQYNYEQCSVVAPFDARVTNLTISEGEYAKVGQQLFTLIDTREWWALANFRESQLIHVQPGTPVDVYLMSDTRTRLHGVVESIGYGVTPDPDVVGKIGLGLPDVQRTLNWVRLASRYPVRIRILSPPASLLRVGQVAVVVMRPRGDERNAGH from the coding sequence TTGACTGAATCCGGGCAACAAACGCGATACACCACGCGAGGCAGATTCATCAGCGTAGGAATTATTCTCGGAGCGCTCATTACGGGCGTGTTTGTTCTTCATGAAGCTACGGTCTATCCGAGAACAGACGATGCCGAGGTCGTCGCAAACTTCATCGGCATGGCGCCTTTGGTCGAAGGGCCGGTGATGCAACTTCCCGTGCGCGATAACGACTTCGTGAAGAAGGGGAGTCTTCTTTACAAGATCGATGACCGCCCCTATCTTTATGCCCTTCAGAATGCGCTCGCCGCGCAGGCACAGCTTGAAGGCGACATTGAAAATGAGTCTCGGCGCATTGCGGCCCAGGTGAGCAATGTCGATGTGGCTCACGCCGGCACCGAGAACGCACGGGCCAACGAGACAAGATCAGATGATGAAATCCAAGCCAGTGAAGCAGCCATCTCTCAGGCCGCAGCCGCGCTGAAGCAAGCCCAGGCCGATGCCGATTATGCGACCAGTAACCTTCATCGCATTGAGCCACTTCTCGCAAAACAGTTCGTAACCCCCGACGATGTGCATCGTGCACGTTCGTTGGCAGAGGCAAAGACGGCGGCTGTCGATCAGGCGTCCTCACAACTCTCCGTCGCAAAGGCAAAGCTCTTGGCGGCAACGGCGCAGAAGCAGCAGGCGATCGCACAGATGTCCCAGAGCCAGGCGCAGGTGACAGAATCGTCGCACGCGGTCTCCGTCCTCGCACCACTCCTTGCCCAACGCGGAAGCCGTGCAGCCGCCGTTCGGCTGGCTCAATACAACTACGAGCAATGCAGCGTCGTCGCTCCCTTCGATGCCCGCGTCACGAACCTAACCATCTCCGAAGGGGAATATGCAAAGGTCGGGCAGCAGCTCTTCACCCTCATCGATACCCGCGAGTGGTGGGCACTCGCCAACTTCCGCGAGAGCCAGCTCATCCATGTACAGCCCGGAACCCCCGTCGATGTGTATCTCATGTCCGACACGAGGACACGGCTCCATGGAGTCGTAGAAAGCATAGGATACGGCGTCACGCCCGATCCTGACGTGGTGGGCAAGATCGGACTCGGTCTTCCGGATGTGCAACGTACCTTGAATTGGGTGCGCCTCGCTTCCCGTTATCCAGTGCGCATCAGGATACTCAGTCCGCCTGCCTCACTTCTACGGGTAGGACAGGTTGCGGTCGTCGTTATGCGTCCCCGAGGCGATGAGCGAAATGCCGGTCATTGA
- a CDS encoding FUSC family protein has protein sequence MSEMPVIERSSNESALDRVFSLLQTELTPYPGRFSLVARIVLACTSVMALVMVFRIPGAALGAYYPLLLSRDSPRATLKSAKMTAGICILGTTEVILGAMLFAASPFMHFLWVAANLFAVFYLISSLQVYDAALALGLLIANAIATWDQPMSADMKVKQTLFTLLSILIGCAISVAIEFLFARTHSADRILSAIELRLSVSQRLLHSYAEDCEIDPALAVEIHRYGMRGTGDLRDLLSHSSYEDDYKEHLAAVLALSNRLTELMDVLYRSPLPFTVADRGWCATIADNLSAINASLLQEESPVWIDLPVDATLSHPILVEIERTVDLITQSFSSDDRAVHSHLPEPGESRQPHLFAGDFFKNNAHLRFALRGGFSAMACYLVYMSVGWTGLNASIATCMLTALTNTGAARHKQLMRFAGVIIGACVLGFGIQALILPQVDSLFAFALVFASVITIGAWIGTSGPRIAYCGFQIILAYDLVNLNRFGISTSLVPARDVVLGIALGIAAMWLIFDHLWATSATDTVQSLFLSSLQRIGGLDERSTPGNQASTFQEFLKESRAINRDFDRLRALLDLSVFEPFPRTEEEIYIDRCVKTLMPQLRAFLLLKAGFLHHQSIAANEDQSDLALEVQHQVSATIDSIVQTVSEYGQRRASPDTEAERFLLSRIKREIDNPEVEFKDDKTMVLRLSLSLLNLVYSLRLSIPNASDGAPLSQAQ, from the coding sequence ATGAGCGAAATGCCGGTCATTGAACGCAGTTCCAATGAATCCGCGCTTGACCGTGTCTTCAGCCTGCTCCAAACGGAGCTGACTCCATATCCGGGTCGGTTCTCGCTGGTCGCACGCATTGTTCTCGCCTGCACCTCCGTCATGGCGTTGGTGATGGTCTTTCGTATTCCAGGCGCAGCGCTTGGCGCTTACTATCCACTGCTGCTCTCGCGAGACAGTCCTCGTGCAACTCTCAAGTCCGCGAAGATGACCGCTGGCATCTGCATTCTGGGTACAACCGAGGTCATCCTCGGGGCGATGCTTTTCGCCGCATCGCCTTTCATGCACTTTCTCTGGGTTGCCGCGAATCTTTTTGCCGTCTTCTATCTCATCAGCAGCTTGCAGGTCTACGATGCAGCGCTCGCTCTGGGCTTGCTCATCGCGAACGCTATCGCTACCTGGGACCAACCGATGTCAGCTGATATGAAGGTGAAGCAAACTCTCTTTACCCTTCTTTCCATCCTCATCGGCTGTGCGATTTCGGTTGCGATCGAGTTCCTGTTTGCGCGCACGCACTCTGCGGACCGCATCCTTTCAGCAATTGAACTACGGCTGAGCGTATCGCAAAGATTGCTGCACAGCTATGCGGAAGACTGCGAGATCGATCCCGCCCTGGCCGTCGAAATCCATCGATACGGTATGCGTGGAACAGGAGACCTTCGTGACCTGTTGTCGCACTCAAGCTATGAAGACGACTACAAGGAACATCTCGCCGCTGTGCTCGCACTCTCCAACCGGCTCACGGAATTGATGGATGTACTTTACCGGTCCCCGCTTCCGTTTACCGTCGCTGACCGCGGCTGGTGCGCAACCATAGCCGACAACCTCTCCGCAATTAACGCAAGCCTTTTACAGGAAGAATCTCCTGTCTGGATCGATCTTCCTGTCGACGCCACACTGTCCCATCCCATACTGGTGGAGATCGAGCGCACCGTAGACCTCATTACGCAAAGCTTCAGCAGTGACGACCGCGCTGTACACTCCCACCTCCCTGAGCCCGGCGAAAGCAGGCAACCCCATCTATTTGCTGGCGACTTCTTTAAGAACAATGCGCACCTCAGGTTTGCGCTCCGGGGCGGTTTCAGCGCCATGGCGTGTTATCTCGTCTACATGAGCGTCGGTTGGACCGGCCTTAACGCATCCATCGCAACTTGCATGCTCACCGCTCTGACCAACACCGGCGCCGCACGCCATAAGCAACTGATGCGTTTCGCGGGTGTCATTATCGGCGCGTGTGTTCTGGGTTTTGGAATCCAGGCACTCATCCTGCCGCAGGTAGACTCGCTCTTCGCATTCGCCCTGGTGTTTGCTTCTGTCATTACTATCGGTGCCTGGATCGGCACCTCCGGTCCGCGCATTGCCTACTGTGGCTTCCAGATCATCCTTGCCTATGATCTGGTCAATCTCAATCGCTTTGGGATCAGTACTTCGCTCGTTCCTGCACGCGACGTTGTACTCGGAATTGCTCTCGGCATCGCCGCCATGTGGCTCATCTTCGACCATCTGTGGGCTACGTCTGCCACGGATACGGTCCAGTCGCTTTTTCTCTCATCGCTTCAACGCATCGGCGGGCTCGACGAACGCAGCACTCCAGGAAACCAAGCCTCAACTTTTCAGGAATTTCTCAAAGAATCCCGCGCGATCAATCGAGATTTCGATAGACTGCGCGCACTTCTCGATCTCTCTGTATTCGAGCCTTTTCCAAGGACAGAAGAAGAAATCTACATAGACCGCTGCGTGAAGACGCTGATGCCGCAGCTCCGCGCGTTTCTGTTGCTCAAGGCGGGCTTTCTTCATCATCAATCAATTGCGGCAAATGAGGATCAGTCCGACTTAGCATTAGAAGTACAGCACCAGGTCTCCGCCACAATTGATTCCATCGTCCAGACAGTTAGCGAGTACGGGCAGAGAAGAGCCTCCCCTGATACAGAAGCCGAACGCTTTCTCTTGTCCAGAATCAAGCGGGAGATTGACAACCCTGAGGTAGAGTTCAAAGACGACAAGACCATGGTGTTGCGCCTCTCACTCTCGTTGCTTAATCTTGTATATTCGCTTCGCCTTAGCATCCCAAACGCGTCAGATGGCGCTCCTCTATCACAGGCACAGTAA
- a CDS encoding tyrosine-type recombinase/integrase, with amino-acid sequence MGHKKAVALMWYCRTEKGWRRFPVVMGGNNRVKHGWVKVAGVLTQYPEGRYEIRLYENRKKVYKRAGDNAADAMAARDREEHLVSAKQLAGAAGVKIIEEPGRVYLRRAALKFEEDAKERKAMEAAEINRHVTAEFLAVTGLTYADEVTREHIFKYHRALRARGLSDRTLANKHRRLGSFFKFCKIDKSIMPATPKYDSKLPDTYSKDENGKILAAAEEYMKLVIELGLKCGLRDQEMMHLEWNDIHWDDSILRVTSKPHWGFKIKDSEERDIPIPSDLLRHLRARRKTHPDDRLVLPTGGGKPNGKLLRTLKRLAKRAGLNCGACAGCKGALGECQEWTLHKLRRSYCTTLLQSGLDLRTVQAYMGHADLASTMRYLRPATAKESQKAVNRIKWAS; translated from the coding sequence ATGGGACACAAGAAAGCTGTTGCGCTGATGTGGTACTGCCGGACAGAAAAAGGGTGGCGTCGATTTCCTGTTGTGATGGGTGGAAACAACAGGGTCAAGCATGGGTGGGTGAAGGTCGCCGGGGTGCTGACTCAGTACCCGGAGGGGCGCTACGAGATACGGCTCTATGAGAACCGGAAGAAGGTCTACAAGCGCGCCGGGGATAATGCGGCTGATGCGATGGCAGCGAGAGATAGAGAGGAGCATCTAGTCTCTGCTAAACAGTTAGCTGGAGCGGCTGGCGTCAAGATTATCGAGGAGCCGGGGCGCGTTTACCTGCGGAGAGCTGCGCTCAAGTTCGAGGAGGATGCCAAGGAACGGAAGGCGATGGAGGCGGCAGAGATAAACCGCCATGTGACAGCGGAGTTCCTAGCGGTAACTGGTCTGACGTATGCCGACGAGGTAACGCGAGAGCACATCTTCAAATACCATCGTGCCCTTAGGGCTAGGGGATTGAGTGATCGAACGCTGGCCAATAAGCATAGGCGTTTAGGTAGCTTTTTCAAGTTCTGCAAAATCGATAAGTCCATCATGCCAGCAACGCCGAAGTATGACTCCAAGCTGCCGGATACATACTCGAAAGATGAGAACGGCAAAATCCTAGCGGCTGCTGAGGAGTACATGAAACTGGTTATCGAGCTTGGTCTCAAATGTGGCTTGCGCGATCAAGAGATGATGCACCTCGAATGGAATGACATTCACTGGGACGATTCCATCTTGCGAGTTACTAGCAAGCCTCACTGGGGCTTCAAAATCAAAGACAGTGAGGAAAGGGATATACCCATCCCATCGGACTTGCTACGGCACCTTAGAGCGCGAAGAAAGACGCATCCTGATGACCGTCTCGTTCTGCCAACTGGAGGTGGTAAGCCTAATGGCAAGCTGCTGCGGACGTTGAAGAGATTGGCGAAGAGAGCAGGGCTAAATTGCGGGGCATGTGCCGGGTGCAAAGGGGCGCTGGGCGAGTGCCAGGAATGGACGCTCCACAAACTCAGACGCAGTTACTGCACAACCCTTCTGCAATCTGGGCTAGACCTTCGCACAGTTCAGGCGTACATGGGACACGCTGACCTAGCAAGTACCATGCGGTATCTGAGACCAGCAACGGCGAAGGAATCCCAGAAGGCAGTCAATAGGATCAAGTGGGCTAGTTGA
- a CDS encoding helix-turn-helix domain-containing protein, with the protein MIEPQTAPGTMPLLATASFVPGVVTTSARTLTSVIDIVRNKGCFWNADELAEVLSISRKHIYKLAKSGRIPCYRMGGAIRFDPEATALWLEKRAIN; encoded by the coding sequence ATGATCGAACCACAAACCGCGCCCGGAACCATGCCATTGCTGGCCACTGCTTCCTTTGTTCCGGGCGTAGTAACCACATCAGCCAGAACTCTCACCAGCGTCATCGACATTGTCCGCAACAAAGGCTGCTTCTGGAATGCGGACGAACTCGCCGAGGTGCTCTCCATCAGCAGGAAGCACATCTACAAGCTCGCCAAGAGTGGCAGGATACCTTGCTATCGCATGGGCGGAGCCATCAGGTTCGACCCAGAAGCCACCGCCCTATGGCTAGAGAAGAGAGCCATCAACTAG
- a CDS encoding protein rep, with protein MSRPVNPNRSTYPNYPDRLEPIRQSILAHLSNDPSTYSQEIFKISNCRYRSLCRSIYCPYCLHSGGHSFYRAVLQASMGLPRHRLCFATFAVRDVPLAALRAACKEIMASTRKTFSKLETAHYACHLETSFEKWSEDYHPHAHALIDSPSGGRRFISPDQWETQWLHSLPPDLRPRETGTHVKPVRDLAAACSYLSKSPFHEWVAGRTARTIATIQATKGLHKVIQRGHLAA; from the coding sequence ATGTCTCGACCAGTAAACCCCAATCGGTCTACTTATCCAAACTATCCAGACCGATTGGAACCAATTAGGCAATCCATCCTTGCTCATCTCTCCAACGATCCATCCACCTATTCACAAGAGATATTCAAGATATCGAATTGCAGGTACAGGTCACTGTGCCGTTCCATCTATTGCCCATACTGCCTTCATTCGGGCGGACACTCCTTTTATCGGGCGGTTTTACAAGCCTCTATGGGGCTTCCACGCCATCGCCTATGCTTCGCCACATTCGCGGTTAGGGATGTACCCTTGGCCGCTCTAAGAGCCGCCTGTAAAGAAATCATGGCTTCCACTCGCAAAACGTTCTCGAAACTAGAAACTGCACACTATGCATGTCATCTCGAAACCTCCTTTGAGAAATGGTCAGAGGACTATCACCCACATGCTCACGCCCTCATTGACTCGCCATCTGGAGGCAGGAGATTTATCTCACCAGACCAGTGGGAGACCCAGTGGTTACACTCACTACCTCCAGACCTTCGCCCAAGGGAGACAGGAACGCACGTCAAGCCAGTACGTGACCTCGCCGCCGCTTGCTCCTACCTATCGAAGTCACCCTTCCATGAGTGGGTGGCAGGGAGAACCGCCCGGACAATCGCCACCATACAAGCCACCAAAGGCTTGCATAAAGTAATCCAACGCGGCCATCTAGCCGCCTAA
- a CDS encoding excisionase family DNA-binding protein, with translation MTIDRLLYSRREAARLLSISERSLTHLIFNERVSVTRVGRRTLIHRDELLRFARIDTPRFCL, from the coding sequence ATGACCATAGATCGTTTGCTTTACAGCCGCCGCGAAGCCGCCCGTCTTCTCAGCATTTCCGAGCGTTCGCTCACCCATCTGATTTTCAATGAGAGGGTTTCCGTAACCCGAGTAGGTCGGCGCACTCTTATCCATCGTGATGAACTTTTGAGATTCGCTCGTATCGACACTCCCCGGTTTTGTTTGTGA
- a CDS encoding recombinase family protein, whose protein sequence is MAKGHIVGYVRVSSVDQNTERQLDGMTLDKTFSDKASGKDTKRPQLERALEFLREGDTLVVHSMDRLARNLDDLRKIVLTLTKKGVKVQFVKESLTFTGEDSPMANLLLSVMGAFAQFERELIKERQREGIAIAKAKGDVYKGRKPALDAARATLLVQRAKAGENKAALAREFGISRAALYVYLKDAA, encoded by the coding sequence ATGGCAAAGGGACACATTGTTGGATATGTCAGGGTTAGTTCGGTAGACCAGAACACGGAACGGCAACTGGACGGCATGACGCTGGACAAGACGTTCTCAGACAAGGCAAGCGGCAAGGACACAAAGCGACCGCAACTAGAACGGGCGCTGGAGTTCTTGCGCGAAGGTGACACTCTGGTCGTGCACAGCATGGACAGATTGGCTAGAAACCTAGACGATCTGCGCAAAATCGTGCTGACGCTGACGAAGAAGGGTGTCAAGGTCCAGTTCGTCAAGGAGTCGCTTACCTTCACCGGCGAGGATTCGCCTATGGCCAATCTGCTGCTATCTGTGATGGGGGCGTTCGCGCAGTTCGAGCGCGAACTAATCAAGGAACGTCAGCGCGAAGGTATCGCCATAGCCAAGGCCAAGGGCGACGTATACAAGGGACGCAAACCAGCCTTAGATGCGGCGCGTGCTACCCTGCTGGTGCAACGAGCGAAGGCTGGTGAGAACAAAGCGGCCTTAGCGCGTGAGTTCGGTATCTCGCGGGCGGCTCTGTATGTGTACCTGAAAGACGCGGCCTAG
- a CDS encoding P-loop ATPase, Sll1717 family, whose translation MKVSTVLGELNLGKSVAEFDEGLDRYFVDTEIFRSLTTDTVDIIAGDKGTGKTALYRTLKQRYAKIPELAHTEIITGFNVTGNPVFQKLVHIQTLTEGQYRAIWKTYIFSLVANWLLQLYDENTTEEMDELQDMLTVAGLRSYDDSAETVFSRIVGAVSRLLRPSSAEVEVSLSETGMPIVKPKLEFEKDEKKTSPVIDPNEIPYEAALKTLDKALGTANITVWIAFDRLDEAFQGFENIEIPALRALLRSYLDIQDFPHIKLKLFVRKDLFRKVISGGFVNLTHINAQKIEIVWDEEDLLALLAARVRESTQFSEALSLTGSETDIEVFYKIFPGQIDPGSRKPNTWNWMMTRIRDGNNIKPPRNLLDLVEKARQTQLRDEQRSARDVTPGEPLIQADSVRKAQKQLSQQRVEDTLLAESPELAETIELFRGGRAEHNAQSLSEMLLVPVADIRSTVRPLQHAGFLEEIGSNFKVPSLYREGLEIKQGKAFAMTGAEDQSGDEADNAESD comes from the coding sequence GTGAAGGTTAGCACTGTGCTAGGTGAGTTAAACCTCGGGAAATCAGTGGCTGAGTTCGATGAAGGTTTAGACCGCTATTTTGTAGACACTGAGATATTCCGGAGTCTGACGACTGATACCGTCGACATTATCGCGGGCGATAAAGGTACAGGCAAAACTGCGCTTTATCGGACCCTTAAGCAGAGATATGCAAAGATTCCTGAACTAGCTCACACCGAGATAATTACTGGATTCAACGTCACGGGCAATCCTGTCTTTCAGAAGCTTGTTCATATTCAGACACTCACGGAAGGACAGTATCGAGCTATTTGGAAAACGTATATCTTCTCTCTCGTGGCAAATTGGCTCCTTCAGCTATACGACGAGAACACCACTGAAGAGATGGATGAGCTTCAAGATATGTTGACAGTCGCAGGTCTTCGAAGCTACGACGATTCCGCTGAAACAGTGTTTTCCAGAATCGTAGGAGCCGTGTCTAGGTTGCTGAGGCCGAGTAGTGCGGAGGTTGAGGTTTCTCTGTCCGAGACGGGGATGCCCATTGTGAAGCCCAAGCTTGAGTTCGAGAAAGATGAAAAGAAGACATCTCCTGTGATCGATCCGAACGAAATCCCCTACGAGGCTGCGCTCAAGACCTTAGACAAAGCTTTGGGCACAGCCAATATCACGGTGTGGATAGCTTTTGATCGCTTGGATGAGGCGTTTCAAGGCTTTGAAAACATAGAGATACCAGCACTCCGAGCTTTATTGCGAAGCTACCTAGACATTCAGGACTTCCCCCACATTAAGCTCAAGCTGTTCGTCAGGAAAGACCTCTTCAGGAAAGTTATTAGCGGCGGCTTTGTGAATCTTACACATATCAACGCGCAAAAGATTGAAATCGTTTGGGACGAAGAGGATCTTCTTGCGTTGCTGGCGGCTCGTGTGAGGGAATCCACACAATTCAGTGAAGCCCTATCACTCACTGGAAGTGAGACCGACATAGAGGTGTTCTATAAGATCTTCCCCGGACAAATTGATCCGGGATCTCGCAAACCGAATACCTGGAATTGGATGATGACTCGTATTAGGGACGGCAACAACATCAAACCGCCGAGAAATCTTCTAGATCTTGTCGAGAAGGCCCGCCAAACCCAATTGAGAGATGAGCAGCGAAGCGCCAGAGACGTCACCCCCGGGGAGCCCTTGATTCAGGCGGACTCGGTCAGGAAGGCTCAGAAGCAGCTCAGTCAGCAAAGGGTAGAAGATACCCTTCTAGCCGAGTCGCCGGAATTGGCCGAAACGATTGAACTCTTTCGAGGGGGAAGAGCAGAACACAACGCCCAGTCTCTTTCAGAGATGCTGTTGGTCCCCGTGGCCGACATTCGCAGCACGGTGAGACCGTTACAACACGCAGGCTTTCTCGAGGAGATCGGTTCAAATTTCAAAGTACCAAGTCTGTATAGGGAAGGACTTGAAATCAAACAGGGAAAAGCGTTTGCGATGACGGGAGCAGAAGACCAATCAGGCGATGAAGCAGACAATGCAGAATCCGATTAG